From a single Flavobacterium sp. genomic region:
- a CDS encoding SGNH/GDSL hydrolase family protein has product MYKLKFYFKKFATYFTITFLLFCLINVIAFVIINNTKRRSFETILQPEKKLESNPRLMQEIYLGKSVNEISKIQSDCPQNVSHPTLSFMMQPIKNENYEVGIENCRYDAFCNATNFYKNVNGGVWVFGGSTTFGVNVSSNQTYTSYLNQLDKDNHYFNFGISSYHQSLEIDRLILLLKKGYRPKKVIFMDGLNDITQLTYTNYSSSETPAKAHLAYPSTYNAERAFNNYSIVNSLPIVKLMILKNKKYQNNFEDIYSDKVLYHQNPLFHYDAVVKYLPKIEDLDKKVTDYYKNNLILIENLSKSYGFEYQVYFQPNGILYTKNSFVTNYADFKSELINYTLVSRAYEIIRKKIKNNELNMIDIADLHEHSKNSYVDLAHYSPELNKNIAKVILLNN; this is encoded by the coding sequence ATGTATAAGTTGAAATTTTATTTTAAAAAATTCGCAACCTATTTTACAATTACGTTTTTATTATTCTGTTTAATAAACGTTATTGCTTTTGTTATAATTAATAATACTAAAAGAAGAAGTTTCGAAACGATTTTACAGCCTGAAAAAAAATTAGAATCTAACCCAAGATTAATGCAAGAAATTTATTTAGGAAAATCAGTTAATGAAATATCAAAAATACAATCTGATTGTCCTCAAAATGTTTCGCATCCTACACTATCTTTCATGATGCAACCTATTAAAAATGAAAATTATGAAGTAGGAATTGAAAATTGTAGGTATGATGCTTTTTGTAATGCAACTAATTTTTATAAAAATGTTAATGGTGGTGTTTGGGTTTTTGGAGGAAGCACAACTTTTGGAGTTAATGTAAGTTCAAACCAAACATATACTTCTTATTTAAATCAATTAGATAAAGATAATCACTATTTCAATTTTGGAATATCATCCTATCATCAAAGTTTAGAAATCGACAGATTAATACTGCTTTTAAAAAAAGGATATCGTCCTAAAAAAGTTATTTTTATGGACGGCTTAAATGACATTACTCAGTTAACATATACCAATTATTCTTCAAGTGAAACACCTGCAAAAGCTCATTTAGCATATCCTTCAACATATAATGCTGAAAGAGCATTTAATAACTATTCGATAGTAAATTCGTTACCAATAGTTAAGTTGATGATTTTAAAAAATAAAAAATATCAAAACAATTTTGAAGATATTTATAGTGATAAAGTTTTGTATCATCAAAATCCATTATTCCACTATGATGCAGTTGTGAAATACCTTCCTAAGATAGAAGACTTAGATAAAAAGGTTACAGATTACTATAAAAACAATTTAATTTTGATTGAAAATCTAAGTAAAAGTTATGGTTTTGAATACCAAGTTTATTTTCAACCTAATGGGATTTTATATACAAAAAACAGTTTTGTTACAAATTATGCAGATTTTAAAAGTGAATTGATTAATTATACTCTTGTATCAAGAGCTTATGAGATAATTCGTAAGAAAATTAAAAATAATGAGTTGAACATGATTGATATTGCAGATTTGCATGAACATTCAAAAAATTCTTATGTTGATTTAGCACATTATTCTCCAGAATTAAATAAAAATATTGCAAAAGTTATTTTGTTAAACAATTAA
- a CDS encoding radical SAM protein: MLPEKILKYFNRNYCTSKYYFSPNWIVLGVNNVCNLHCKMCDVGTQNLTTNFAKNLVGTSPLNMPLDLIKKVVDQTHTYYPKAKIGYAFTEPLVYPYLQESLAYCKSKKIQTSITTNGLTLKNHAEELVKNGLGELNISLDGPQEIHNHIRGNQKSFQKAIEGIKEIFKYNPKQEVSVYCVITEWNIGELVNFVSYLKEFPLKNIGFMHANFTTNNIAETHNSIFGDKYFATTSNLDEINFDNYDFDLLWDEIKQIKQLNDNRIVFSPEIESFEKLKSFYFSPETKIKNECREVYSSIMIKSDGSVIPAHGRCYNLTIGNLHNNNLNEIWNSVVMTTFRKDLKKNNGMLTACTRCCSAI; this comes from the coding sequence ATGCTTCCAGAAAAAATTTTAAAATATTTTAACCGAAATTACTGTACTAGTAAATACTATTTTTCGCCAAACTGGATTGTACTTGGTGTAAATAATGTATGCAATTTACATTGTAAAATGTGCGATGTAGGTACACAAAATTTAACTACTAATTTTGCAAAAAATTTAGTTGGAACTTCTCCGCTAAATATGCCTTTAGATTTAATAAAAAAAGTCGTAGATCAAACTCATACTTATTATCCAAAAGCTAAAATAGGTTATGCTTTTACAGAGCCATTAGTTTATCCTTATCTACAAGAATCATTGGCTTATTGTAAATCAAAAAAAATTCAAACTTCAATCACAACTAATGGGTTAACCCTTAAAAATCATGCAGAAGAACTAGTTAAAAATGGTTTAGGCGAGCTAAACATTTCCCTTGATGGTCCACAAGAGATTCACAATCACATTAGAGGTAATCAAAAATCTTTTCAAAAAGCAATTGAAGGAATTAAAGAAATTTTTAAATATAATCCAAAACAAGAGGTTTCGGTGTATTGCGTAATTACGGAATGGAATATTGGCGAATTAGTTAATTTTGTTTCCTATCTAAAAGAGTTTCCTTTAAAAAATATAGGATTTATGCATGCAAATTTCACAACAAATAATATTGCAGAAACACATAATTCAATTTTTGGAGATAAATATTTTGCTACTACTTCTAATTTAGATGAAATTAATTTTGATAATTATGATTTTGACTTACTTTGGGATGAAATAAAACAAATAAAACAACTTAATGATAATAGAATAGTGTTTTCTCCAGAAATAGAAAGTTTTGAAAAATTAAAATCGTTTTATTTTTCTCCAGAAACTAAAATTAAAAACGAGTGTAGAGAAGTGTATTCAAGTATTATGATAAAATCTGATGGAAGTGTTATTCCTGCTCATGGAAGATGCTATAATTTAACTATTGGAAACTTACATAACAATAATCTAAATGAAATATGGAATTCGGTTGTAATGACAACTTTCAGAAAAGATTTAAAGAAAAACAATGGAATGCTCACTGCTTGCACAAGATGTTGTAGTGCCATTTAA
- a CDS encoding carbamoyltransferase — MYILGISAFYHDSSACLLKNGHVVCAIEEERLTRKKHDNSFPKKSIEFCLNQEQILISQVDLIVYYEKPFLKFDRILTTIKRNIPFGFNFFKDSINTWVKSKLWIPQTIKNELNYNGEIIFCEHHESHASGAFYTSSFNEAAIVTIDGVGEKATITIARGQDNRVEMIKEQHYPNSFGLLYSAFTQYCGFKVNSGEYKLMGLSPYGKPIFKDLILSQLVTISDDAVLTLNMKYFSFENGKSTINVHFCKLFGMPVRQEQEPFTQFYFDIANSIQSISDDYLVTLATYAKKIVDSDNLCLSGGVALNCKSNGFLLQKKIFKNIWIQPSPGDGGTSIGAAYVGWYHYFKKERVLISDNLQNQVYLGSSYSDKQIVEILEKNQIVYQKVTRQDLVKRAAFNLSNKKIIGWFQGKMEFGPRALGNRSILASPLYEDMKEYLNSKIKLREGFRPFAPVILKEKVGDWFDTVINSKCMLFTFNSSKKQIIPSCIHEDNSARVQTISKEDNALFYELIAEFEKITQTPILINTSFNVRGEPIVESPVDALYCFFSTEIDTLILGNFIIEKEYNKALPTLFKTKRNYEKD; from the coding sequence ATGTATATATTAGGAATTTCTGCGTTTTATCATGATTCTTCGGCATGCTTGTTGAAAAATGGCCATGTTGTGTGTGCCATTGAAGAAGAACGTTTAACAAGAAAGAAGCATGATAATTCATTTCCCAAAAAATCGATTGAATTTTGTCTAAATCAGGAGCAAATATTAATTTCACAAGTCGATTTAATAGTATATTACGAAAAACCATTTTTGAAATTTGACAGAATTCTTACTACTATAAAAAGAAACATTCCTTTTGGTTTCAATTTTTTTAAGGATTCAATAAATACTTGGGTAAAATCTAAATTATGGATTCCTCAAACGATAAAAAATGAGCTGAATTATAACGGAGAAATTATCTTTTGTGAGCATCATGAATCACATGCTTCGGGTGCTTTTTATACTTCTTCATTTAATGAAGCTGCTATTGTTACAATTGATGGAGTTGGAGAAAAAGCAACCATAACCATTGCAAGAGGTCAAGATAATCGGGTTGAAATGATTAAAGAGCAACATTATCCTAATTCATTTGGGCTACTTTATAGTGCTTTTACGCAGTATTGTGGATTTAAAGTAAATTCGGGAGAATATAAGTTAATGGGACTATCACCCTATGGGAAACCAATTTTTAAAGATTTAATTTTAAGCCAATTAGTAACTATTTCAGATGATGCTGTACTTACACTAAATATGAAGTATTTCTCCTTTGAAAATGGTAAAAGTACTATAAATGTGCATTTCTGTAAACTATTTGGAATGCCTGTTAGACAAGAGCAGGAACCTTTTACGCAATTCTATTTTGACATTGCAAATTCCATTCAATCTATTTCAGATGATTATTTGGTTACTCTTGCTACCTATGCAAAAAAAATTGTTGACTCGGATAATTTATGTTTATCTGGAGGTGTAGCATTGAATTGTAAATCAAATGGTTTTTTACTCCAAAAAAAAATATTTAAAAATATATGGATTCAACCTTCACCTGGTGATGGTGGAACTTCAATTGGTGCAGCTTATGTTGGATGGTATCATTATTTTAAAAAAGAACGAGTTTTAATTTCTGATAACTTACAAAATCAAGTATATTTAGGTAGTAGTTATTCGGATAAACAAATTGTAGAAATATTAGAGAAAAATCAGATTGTTTATCAAAAAGTAACGCGTCAAGATTTGGTAAAACGAGCAGCTTTTAATCTGTCAAATAAAAAAATTATTGGGTGGTTTCAAGGGAAAATGGAATTTGGTCCCAGAGCTTTAGGTAATAGGAGTATTTTAGCGAGCCCACTTTATGAAGACATGAAGGAATACCTAAATTCTAAAATAAAATTAAGAGAAGGTTTTAGGCCTTTTGCACCCGTAATTTTAAAAGAAAAAGTTGGGGATTGGTTTGATACAGTCATAAATTCTAAATGTATGTTATTTACTTTTAATAGTAGTAAAAAACAAATTATCCCATCATGTATTCATGAAGATAATTCTGCAAGGGTACAAACCATTTCAAAAGAAGATAATGCACTTTTTTATGAACTAATAGCCGAATTTGAAAAAATAACACAAACCCCCATTTTAATTAATACTTCATTTAATGTTCGTGGTGAACCAATAGTTGAAAGTCCGGTCGATGCGCTTTATTGTTTTTTTTCAACTGAAATAGACACTTTGATTTTAGGTAATTTTATAATTGAAAAAGAGTACAATAAGGCATTGCCAACTTTATTTAAAACGAAAAGAAATTATGAAAAAGATTAA
- a CDS encoding glycosyltransferase family 87 protein — protein MNKNIIKYLYLLPYVFIGIYFILLAIKSPIHDYGNYYYGAKILWHHEFDLKIYFPEWFNEKIVEISKQTYYLNYTPNPPFLALFYLPFSFLDLDISKFIFGLLSFILFGRSLYRLFRFLNIDNHYLALLPILFLLPIKNNILFGQTYFLILVLLIEAYILLEKKESFKAGFLISLAICLKVFTVFLIPYFIMKKDWKSIFSIFLFTSIFIGITLFFVSIESWLYYATTVLKKASNGEISGEIVSNYQSLHMFLKSEFTNYKSYLLGCKIALILGAVFYTIRNKNSLYNYTVWLILSIVFSSYGSTYSLLLFIWLYVSVCKSTVNFKWKVFSLILLFLICNVPTHYFENIIFPFNYIRLLIIILLGSSLVFYIRKQLPVFIILFCSGLISVIHVLFFQNENVTYDKVIPNEKELLITDYKLLNDQLTYYYWTHEGLKSKKIFCKTNATQPLYIKENQIYFNQKKVTNEASSKKKAVLLNNEYILFLSDYDRGIGFYDLKKMKLEKNE, from the coding sequence ATGAATAAGAATATTATAAAATATCTTTATTTACTACCCTATGTTTTTATTGGAATATACTTCATTTTACTAGCCATCAAATCACCTATTCATGATTATGGAAACTACTACTATGGTGCAAAAATTCTGTGGCATCATGAATTCGATTTAAAAATATATTTTCCAGAATGGTTTAATGAAAAAATTGTTGAAATTTCAAAACAAACCTATTATCTAAATTACACGCCAAATCCCCCCTTTTTAGCTCTCTTTTATCTGCCTTTTTCATTTTTAGACCTAGATATTTCAAAGTTTATTTTCGGTTTACTGTCTTTTATTTTATTTGGAAGAAGCTTGTATCGACTATTTCGATTTTTAAATATCGATAACCACTATTTAGCCCTATTACCTATTTTATTTTTGCTGCCGATTAAAAACAATATCCTATTTGGACAAACCTATTTTTTAATTTTGGTTTTACTAATAGAAGCCTATATTTTACTAGAAAAAAAGGAATCTTTCAAAGCTGGATTTTTAATAAGTCTGGCAATTTGTTTAAAAGTATTTACTGTTTTTTTAATTCCTTATTTCATAATGAAAAAGGATTGGAAATCTATTTTTTCTATTTTTCTATTTACTTCTATTTTCATTGGAATTACTTTATTTTTTGTATCGATTGAAAGTTGGTTGTATTATGCAACAACTGTTTTAAAAAAAGCATCAAATGGTGAAATATCTGGCGAAATTGTAAGCAATTATCAAAGCTTACATATGTTTCTTAAATCTGAATTTACTAATTATAAGAGTTACTTATTAGGTTGTAAAATAGCTCTAATCTTAGGTGCTGTTTTTTATACAATTCGAAATAAGAACTCTTTGTATAACTATACCGTTTGGTTAATATTATCTATTGTTTTTTCTAGTTACGGCAGTACCTATTCGTTACTTTTATTTATTTGGTTGTATGTGAGTGTTTGCAAAAGCACTGTTAATTTCAAATGGAAAGTTTTTTCGCTGATTTTACTTTTTCTTATTTGTAATGTTCCTACTCATTATTTTGAAAATATTATTTTTCCGTTCAACTATATTCGATTATTAATCATAATTCTTTTAGGAAGTAGCTTGGTATTTTATATCAGAAAACAACTTCCTGTTTTTATAATTTTGTTTTGTAGTGGTTTGATTTCTGTTATTCATGTTCTATTTTTTCAAAACGAAAATGTAACTTATGACAAAGTAATTCCTAATGAAAAAGAACTTTTGATTACCGATTATAAATTACTAAACGACCAATTAACCTATTACTACTGGACTCATGAAGGGTTGAAATCTAAAAAAATATTTTGCAAAACAAACGCTACACAACCTTTATATATTAAAGAAAATCAAATCTATTTTAACCAAAAAAAAGTAACAAACGAAGCTAGTTCTAAAAAGAAAGCTGTTTTACTTAACAACGAATATATTTTATTTCTATCCGATTATGATAGAGGAATTGGGTTTTATGATTTAAAAAAAATGAAACTTGAAAAAAACGAATAG
- a CDS encoding DUF5989 family protein: MNKISIFIELIQFLIKNKRYWIIPIIIVLVLLGMLLILTESSVLSPFIYSLF, translated from the coding sequence ATGAATAAGATTTCGATTTTTATAGAGTTAATTCAGTTTTTAATTAAAAATAAAAGATATTGGATTATTCCAATTATTATTGTTTTAGTATTACTTGGGATGTTGTTAATTCTTACAGAGAGTTCAGTATTGTCGCCTTTTATTTATAGTTTATTTTAA
- a CDS encoding radical SAM protein yields the protein MKQNKIIIFNPKSANSKHRIPNSILQVGASIHGKFEYVFVDGNLEENPWLTIENYLKTGEFKYFGSTVMPGPQLRQAIPFTKKIKEEFPEIITIWGGYFASNQYKVCLESGYVGYVVNGPGDTTFPELITTLENNELDKLPTIKNLIYKNEDDKIVKTAVEALLDQDTLPKFPYEYLNSFYPVRNYLAKTFMGNTTLSYHSSMGCPFSCSFCAVVPIYNAKWKGMSASRIYEDVKYFKEKYKIDAIEFHDNNFFTSKKRVLEFSELIMNDNLSYWGEGRIDTINMYSDDDLKLMRKAGCKMIFLGAETGNDAVLKQMNKGGKQTGQMIKDFVLRMKNADIIPELSFVLGMPAPTEKEVYKQILWDINFIKEIKQINPNAEIIIYLFSPVPTEGSELYQQILDAGFHFPEKLEDWISPSWENFDLRKNPLTPWLKPYMIDTIKNFETVLNGYYPTVSDFRIKGYKKPFLKTISFLRYKFGFYKFPYEIKALHKLWKYRQPEIEGFYSE from the coding sequence ATGAAACAAAACAAAATCATCATTTTTAATCCTAAGAGTGCAAACAGCAAACACAGAATTCCTAATTCTATTTTGCAAGTTGGAGCGTCTATTCATGGAAAATTTGAGTATGTTTTTGTCGATGGAAATTTAGAAGAAAATCCTTGGTTAACCATAGAAAATTATTTAAAAACAGGTGAATTTAAATATTTTGGTTCTACTGTAATGCCTGGACCACAATTGCGCCAAGCGATTCCTTTTACCAAAAAAATTAAAGAAGAATTTCCGGAAATTATTACAATTTGGGGTGGTTATTTTGCTTCTAATCAATATAAAGTTTGTCTAGAATCAGGTTATGTTGGTTATGTTGTTAATGGCCCTGGTGACACTACATTTCCAGAATTAATTACAACTTTAGAAAACAACGAATTAGATAAATTACCAACTATAAAAAATCTAATTTATAAAAATGAAGATGATAAAATTGTCAAAACAGCGGTTGAGGCACTTTTAGATCAAGACACACTTCCAAAATTTCCCTACGAATATTTAAATTCTTTTTATCCTGTTAGAAATTATCTAGCAAAAACTTTTATGGGCAATACAACCTTATCGTATCATTCAAGTATGGGTTGCCCGTTTTCCTGTTCATTCTGTGCAGTCGTTCCCATTTATAATGCAAAATGGAAAGGTATGTCCGCTTCTCGAATTTACGAAGATGTAAAATATTTTAAAGAAAAATATAAGATTGATGCCATTGAATTTCACGACAATAATTTTTTTACATCTAAAAAAAGAGTTTTAGAATTTTCTGAATTAATAATGAACGACAACCTGAGTTATTGGGGAGAAGGCAGAATTGACACCATCAATATGTATTCTGATGACGACTTAAAATTGATGAGAAAAGCGGGTTGTAAAATGATATTTTTAGGTGCGGAAACGGGTAATGATGCCGTTTTAAAACAAATGAATAAAGGTGGTAAGCAAACCGGTCAAATGATTAAAGATTTTGTATTGCGAATGAAAAACGCAGATATTATTCCGGAACTTTCTTTTGTATTAGGTATGCCTGCGCCAACTGAAAAAGAAGTTTACAAACAAATTTTATGGGATATAAATTTCATCAAAGAAATCAAACAAATTAATCCAAATGCTGAAATAATTATATATTTGTTTAGCCCAGTTCCTACAGAAGGTTCTGAACTATACCAACAAATTTTAGATGCAGGTTTCCATTTTCCAGAAAAATTGGAAGATTGGATTTCGCCAAGTTGGGAAAATTTTGATTTAAGAAAAAATCCATTAACTCCTTGGTTAAAACCCTACATGATTGATACTATTAAAAACTTCGAAACAGTTTTGAATGGCTATTACCCAACAGTTTCTGACTTTAGAATTAAAGGGTATAAAAAACCGTTTTTAAAAACCATTTCTTTTTTACGCTATAAATTTGGATTCTATAAATTTCCATATGAAATAAAGGCTTTGCATAAACTTTGGAAATATCGTCAGCCAGAAATTGAAGGTTTTTATTCAGAATAG